A single Mesomycoplasma bovoculi M165/69 DNA region contains:
- a CDS encoding valine--tRNA ligase, with translation MNKKYDHKLVELNRVNQWNDSGVFIAPENPKKPFAIITPPPNVTGQLHLGHAWNTYLQDTVIRFKKLQGYDVLLLPAVDHAGIATQAKVEEKLNQNGLKKEDLGRQKFIQKCYEWKDEQYKKIIAQWNKLGIAYDYTKERFTLDEDAKEAVSEFFIQLYNQGLLYKGDRAINWDVKFQTAISNIEVFNQPVEQKMYYLRYFLENSTTDFLEVATTRIETLPGDVAVAVNPNDKRYKKLIGKKVINPFSKKLLPIIADEYVDISFGSGAMKVSSHSLADFDIMQKHNLKAPECIDDFGKLTNIVTGFEGQDRFEARSKIADLLNQQGFLIKTEDITSNVGISQRSGEIVEILKKPQWFVEMKSLAQKMLNHLNSKDKVQFFPKIFESKIKKWMENVHDWTISRQIWWGHQIPVWYKGNQMKVQIESPGKDWKQEEDVLDTWFSSGISPFVFLGWPQSNKLNKYYPTSLMVTGWDILFFWVARMYFSSLNILDQKPFSKVLIHGLIRDANGQKMSKSLGNGIDPMDVIDEYGSDVLRQSLIFNSTPGQDIRFNKEKLKLGWALNNKLWNITAYINSLPSHKTEPTNIDLWMENKLYLLKQKINKHIKNYNFTLIGKEIQNFVYNEFSSRYVEFIKINANGFYPTKILKKILLILHPFLPFLTDYLFENIFKQQLLKSRFPKLFKYRYTKEVDDIIEIIDSIRKYRESYSISNKNVIQYCVLNSSLSDYQISVINKLTFGIWKENKTTIVKTDNFEIAIDLTDKQKESELLKIQKEIEFLQSEIKRAETILSNPGFLNKAPKDKIELEQQKLSSFKEKLKFYLDKK, from the coding sequence ATGAACAAAAAGTACGACCACAAATTAGTAGAATTAAATAGAGTTAATCAGTGAAATGATAGTGGCGTTTTTATTGCTCCAGAAAATCCAAAAAAACCTTTTGCAATAATAACTCCACCACCTAATGTTACAGGGCAATTGCACTTAGGACATGCTTGAAACACTTATTTGCAAGATACAGTTATTAGATTCAAAAAATTACAAGGTTATGATGTATTATTGTTGCCAGCTGTTGATCATGCTGGAATTGCAACTCAGGCTAAAGTTGAAGAAAAATTAAACCAAAATGGTTTAAAAAAAGAAGATTTAGGTCGCCAAAAATTTATTCAAAAATGTTATGAATGAAAAGATGAACAATATAAAAAAATTATTGCTCAATGAAATAAATTGGGTATTGCATATGATTATACAAAAGAGAGATTTACTCTTGATGAGGATGCTAAAGAAGCTGTAAGTGAATTTTTTATTCAGCTATATAATCAGGGCCTTTTGTATAAAGGTGATAGGGCTATAAATTGAGATGTTAAATTTCAAACAGCAATTTCTAACATTGAAGTTTTTAATCAACCAGTTGAGCAAAAAATGTACTATTTACGTTATTTTTTAGAAAATAGTACAACAGATTTTTTAGAAGTTGCAACAACTAGAATTGAAACCTTACCAGGTGATGTTGCAGTTGCAGTTAATCCAAATGACAAAAGGTATAAAAAATTAATTGGTAAAAAAGTTATAAATCCTTTTTCCAAAAAATTATTACCAATTATTGCTGATGAATATGTTGATATTAGCTTTGGTTCAGGAGCAATGAAGGTCTCTTCTCACAGTTTGGCTGATTTTGATATTATGCAAAAACATAATTTAAAAGCTCCTGAATGCATTGATGATTTTGGTAAATTAACAAACATTGTTACAGGTTTTGAAGGTCAAGATCGTTTTGAAGCTAGAAGTAAAATTGCAGATTTATTGAATCAACAAGGTTTCTTAATCAAAACAGAAGACATAACTTCTAATGTTGGTATTTCACAACGTAGTGGTGAAATTGTTGAAATCCTTAAAAAACCACAGTGATTTGTTGAAATGAAATCATTAGCTCAAAAAATGCTAAACCACCTTAATTCAAAAGATAAAGTTCAATTTTTCCCAAAGATTTTTGAATCAAAAATTAAAAAATGAATGGAAAATGTTCATGATTGAACAATTTCTCGTCAAATTTGGTGAGGTCACCAAATTCCAGTTTGGTACAAAGGTAATCAAATGAAGGTTCAAATAGAATCTCCTGGAAAAGACTGAAAACAAGAAGAAGATGTTTTGGACACATGGTTTTCATCAGGAATAAGTCCTTTTGTTTTTTTAGGATGACCACAAAGTAACAAATTAAACAAATATTATCCTACTAGTTTAATGGTAACTGGTTGAGATATTTTATTTTTTTGAGTAGCTAGAATGTATTTTTCTTCACTCAATATTTTAGATCAAAAACCTTTTTCAAAAGTTTTGATTCATGGATTAATTCGTGATGCAAATGGACAAAAAATGTCTAAATCTTTAGGTAATGGAATTGATCCTATGGATGTTATTGATGAATATGGTTCAGATGTTTTAAGACAATCTTTAATTTTCAATTCTACACCTGGACAAGATATTAGATTTAATAAAGAAAAATTAAAATTAGGATGGGCTTTAAATAATAAGTTGTGAAATATTACAGCATATATCAATTCTTTGCCAAGTCATAAAACTGAGCCAACTAACATTGATTTATGAATGGAAAACAAGTTGTATTTACTTAAGCAAAAAATTAACAAGCATATTAAAAATTACAATTTCACCTTAATAGGAAAAGAAATTCAAAACTTTGTTTATAATGAATTTTCTTCTAGATATGTTGAGTTTATAAAAATTAATGCAAATGGATTTTATCCTACAAAAATACTTAAAAAAATATTATTAATTTTGCATCCATTTTTACCTTTTCTTACAGATTACTTATTTGAAAATATCTTTAAGCAACAACTATTAAAATCAAGATTTCCAAAACTTTTCAAGTACAGATACACAAAAGAAGTGGATGATATCATTGAAATTATAGATAGTATTAGAAAATATCGAGAATCATATAGTATATCTAATAAAAATGTGATCCAATATTGTGTTTTAAACTCCTCATTAAGTGATTATCAAATTTCAGTAATTAACAAATTAACTTTTGGAATTTGAAAAGAAAACAAAACAACAATAGTCAAAACTGATAATTTTGAAATTGCTATAGATTTAACCGATAAACAAAAAGAAAGTGAATTACTAAAAATTCAAAAAGAAATTGAATTTTTACAAAGCGAAATTAAAAGAGCTGAAACTATTTTGAGTAACCCAGGGTTTTTAAATAAAGCCCCTAAAGACAAAATTGAATTAGAACAACAAAAATTATCATCTTTTAAAGAAAAACTTAAATTTTATTTAGATAAAAAATAA